A single region of the Streptomyces caelestis genome encodes:
- a CDS encoding pyridoxal phosphate-dependent aminotransferase: MTCMTSTARPFLNRRLAEFGTTIFAEMSALALSTGAINLGQGFPDTDGPEEVREAAVRALRDGLGNQYPPGPGVPELRTAITTHQQRRYGLSYDPDREVLVTAGATEAIAASLLALLEPGDEVIALEPYYDSYAACIAMAGGRRVPVTLRPHDGSFRLDLDELRDAVTERTRLLLINTPHNPTGTVLTREELAAIAELAVERDLLVVTDEVYEHLVFDEAEHVPLATFPGMRERTVTIGSAGKTFSFTGWKVGWVTAAPELVTAVRSAKQYLTYVASGPFQYAVAEALALPESYFTAFRDDMLVKRNLLTAGLEEAGFRVFRPSGTYFVTTDIRPLGETDGFAFCRGLPERAGVVAIPNAVFYDHREEGAPFVRFAFCKRTSVLEEAVKRLRAAL; encoded by the coding sequence ATGACCTGCATGACCTCCACCGCGCGCCCCTTCCTCAACCGCCGGCTCGCCGAGTTCGGGACGACGATCTTCGCCGAGATGTCCGCCCTGGCCCTGAGCACCGGCGCCATCAACCTCGGGCAGGGGTTCCCCGACACCGACGGCCCGGAGGAGGTCAGGGAGGCGGCCGTACGGGCGCTGCGGGACGGCCTCGGCAACCAGTACCCGCCGGGCCCCGGCGTCCCCGAGCTGCGCACCGCGATCACCACTCACCAGCAGCGGCGCTACGGCCTGTCGTACGACCCGGACAGGGAGGTCCTGGTCACCGCGGGCGCCACGGAGGCCATCGCCGCCTCGCTGCTCGCCCTGCTGGAGCCGGGTGACGAGGTGATCGCCTTGGAGCCGTACTACGACTCGTACGCGGCGTGCATCGCGATGGCGGGCGGGCGCCGGGTGCCGGTCACGCTCCGCCCGCACGACGGCAGCTTCCGCCTGGACCTCGACGAGCTGCGCGACGCCGTCACCGAGCGCACCCGTCTGCTGCTGATCAACACGCCGCACAACCCGACCGGCACGGTCCTCACCCGCGAGGAGCTGGCGGCGATCGCCGAGCTGGCGGTGGAGCGGGACCTGCTCGTGGTGACGGACGAGGTGTACGAGCACCTGGTCTTCGACGAGGCCGAGCACGTGCCGCTGGCGACGTTCCCGGGGATGCGCGAGCGTACGGTCACCATCGGGTCGGCCGGCAAGACGTTCTCGTTCACCGGCTGGAAGGTCGGCTGGGTGACGGCGGCGCCGGAGCTGGTCACGGCGGTGCGCTCGGCGAAGCAGTACCTGACGTACGTGGCGTCGGGGCCGTTCCAGTACGCGGTGGCGGAGGCCCTGGCGCTGCCGGAGTCGTACTTCACGGCCTTCCGGGACGACATGCTGGTCAAGCGGAACCTGCTGACGGCGGGCCTGGAGGAGGCCGGCTTCCGGGTCTTCCGCCCGTCGGGGACCTACTTCGTCACCACGGACATCCGCCCCCTCGGCGAGACGGACGGCTTCGCCTTCTGCCGCGGCCTGCCGGAACGCGCCGGTGTCGTCGCGATCCCGAACGCGGTCTTCTACGACCACCGCGAGGAGGGCGCGCCGTTCGTACGGTTCGCGTTCTGCAAGCGGACGAGCGTGCTGGAAGAGGCCGTGAAGCGGCTCAGGGCGGCGCTCTAG
- a CDS encoding DUF2617 family protein, giving the protein MLTTLNTSYTDTRAADLAWALGREPLPALATLDLELAGVKLQLRLLGASHQVLLEQERGICSETVACIPGSSTPLPLGVAKRVGDWEYEFAARVEVLSPGSFAGRAQELLALVSDHPHGLAGVFPGSPHAFTALLAHHHEGQVHWRTWHAYPQDGQLVATRTKVGVRVPATVTAD; this is encoded by the coding sequence ATGCTCACGACCCTGAACACCTCCTACACCGACACGCGCGCGGCCGATCTCGCCTGGGCCCTGGGGCGCGAGCCACTTCCCGCGCTGGCCACGCTCGACCTCGAACTGGCAGGCGTCAAACTTCAGTTGCGGCTTCTCGGCGCGTCCCACCAGGTTCTGCTGGAGCAGGAGCGGGGCATCTGCTCGGAGACGGTGGCGTGTATTCCGGGCAGCAGCACGCCGCTTCCGCTGGGCGTCGCCAAGCGGGTGGGCGACTGGGAGTACGAGTTCGCGGCCCGGGTCGAGGTCCTCTCGCCCGGCTCCTTCGCCGGGCGCGCCCAGGAGTTGCTGGCCCTCGTCTCCGACCACCCGCACGGCCTGGCCGGCGTCTTCCCCGGCAGTCCGCACGCCTTCACGGCGCTGCTGGCCCACCACCACGAGGGACAGGTGCACTGGCGGACCTGGCACGCGTACCCGCAGGACGGGCAGTTGGTGGCGACCCGCACGAAGGTGGGCGTACGGGTGCCGGCGACTGTCACCGCCGACTGA
- a CDS encoding SRPBCC domain-containing protein gives MEHEVFVPVPAERLREVLDDPARVARAVPGLQQDAGAEPVTGRLKIRVGSHSVTYRGAVRVSRGDDGTYAVEGDATEARGTGSVTLALRIALRDAEDGTTIVFAGTAAADGRIKDFPSDAVEGAVTRLLNRFAEHLATAAPETTTPLATQDFEPRATTDYETTPDADDAAPPPAPPASSEGGVISRPDDTPASGRTADDARAPEAGDESSAPGDSDEPPAPAAGDASAPASEPTSVFGSDIPPSSPGPSGAEAEDEEDDEDDEDIAEAAHARRTMIGRSAEEVDHAPPRGRYAPVPAPQTVMPPTPLRWAAPAAALAVASAIVAVRALRRRR, from the coding sequence ATGGAACACGAGGTGTTCGTTCCGGTTCCCGCCGAGCGGCTCAGGGAGGTGCTGGACGACCCCGCGCGGGTCGCCCGGGCGGTTCCGGGGCTCCAGCAGGACGCCGGCGCCGAGCCCGTCACCGGGCGGCTGAAGATCAGGGTCGGCAGTCACTCCGTCACGTACCGGGGTGCCGTACGGGTGTCCCGGGGGGACGACGGGACGTACGCCGTCGAGGGCGACGCCACGGAGGCCCGCGGCACCGGTTCGGTGACACTCGCGCTGCGGATCGCCCTGCGGGACGCGGAGGACGGCACGACGATCGTGTTCGCCGGCACGGCCGCCGCGGACGGACGGATCAAGGACTTCCCGTCCGACGCGGTGGAGGGCGCCGTCACCCGCCTGCTGAACCGTTTCGCGGAACATCTGGCCACGGCAGCCCCGGAAACCACCACGCCCCTCGCCACGCAGGACTTCGAACCCCGCGCCACGACCGACTACGAGACGACCCCGGACGCGGACGACGCGGCCCCACCGCCCGCGCCTCCGGCGAGCTCCGAGGGGGGTGTGATCTCACGACCCGACGACACGCCCGCCTCCGGCCGCACGGCCGACGACGCTCGTGCCCCTGAGGCCGGCGACGAGTCCTCCGCTCCGGGTGACTCCGACGAGCCCCCCGCCCCCGCAGCCGGCGACGCTTCTGCCCCCGCCTCCGAGCCCACCTCTGTCTTCGGGAGCGATATTCCGCCGTCCTCTCCCGGGCCCTCGGGTGCGGAAGCCGAGGACGAGGAGGACGACGAGGACGACGAGGACATCGCCGAGGCGGCGCACGCGCGGCGGACGATGATCGGGCGCAGTGCCGAGGAGGTCGATCACGCGCCGCCGAGAGGGCGGTACGCGCCGGTGCCCGCGCCGCAGACCGTGATGCCTCCGACCCCGCTGCGCTGGGCGGCCCCCGCGGCGGCGCTCGCGGTGGCGTCGGCCATCGTGGCGGTCCGGGCCCTGCGCAGACGCCGCTGA
- a CDS encoding DUF433 domain-containing protein, giving the protein MVDRFRDGLLTPAETASYLEIPQSTLHSWLKGRAAGAPLVHQVEPLRKGQPSVPFIAVAEAHVLRSLRSLGLRMSEIREAAAVRDAFATPYGLVSKRIATDGVDIFVEHGLGDLRRARDGQAPIHEVVSDYLRYLNWEADDDFPSSLRLRQYPDSVPVVIDPRFGHGTPVVAANRVAVKAITDLWEAGESVEDIAYDFDMTPEQVDELCRAVVRLAA; this is encoded by the coding sequence ATGGTCGACAGGTTCAGGGACGGACTTCTGACTCCCGCGGAGACGGCCTCCTACCTGGAGATTCCGCAGTCGACGCTCCATTCGTGGCTGAAGGGCAGGGCTGCCGGGGCGCCCCTGGTCCATCAGGTCGAGCCGCTACGCAAGGGCCAGCCCTCGGTGCCGTTCATCGCGGTCGCCGAGGCTCACGTCCTCCGTTCCCTGCGCTCCCTGGGGCTCCGGATGAGCGAGATCAGGGAAGCCGCCGCCGTACGGGACGCCTTCGCCACCCCGTACGGTCTCGTGTCGAAGCGGATCGCGACGGACGGCGTGGACATCTTCGTCGAACACGGCCTCGGCGATCTCCGTAGAGCCAGAGACGGTCAGGCGCCCATCCACGAGGTGGTCTCCGACTACCTCCGCTACCTGAACTGGGAAGCCGACGACGACTTCCCCTCCAGCCTGCGGCTCAGGCAGTACCCGGACTCCGTACCCGTCGTGATCGACCCGAGGTTCGGGCACGGGACGCCCGTCGTGGCCGCCAACCGTGTCGCGGTCAAGGCCATCACCGACCTCTGGGAGGCCGGGGAGAGCGTCGAGGACATCGCGTACGACTTCGACATGACGCCCGAGCAGGTCGACGAGCTGTGCCGGGCAGTGGTGCGCCTTGCCGCCTGA
- a CDS encoding polyamine aminopropyltransferase has product MIEPHAPVPPGSPPPWSAPGGPGGPARLPVRPGTGRFLVLAGVFVCAACGLVYELELVALASYLMGDSVTQASVVLSVMVFAMGIGSLAAKRLRGLAAAGFGAVEATLALVGGCSAMALYAVFAWTGDWGGMWASGPRCLLVAFSLATGLLIGAEVPLLMELIQRVRRQDPGGAVADLFAADYVGALVGGLAFPFLLLPFLGQLTGALITGAVNAVVGGALVLGLFRRDLTRRARWLLLLANTLVLVILASAALLVGDFERAARQAVYGGDVRVALQTGVQEVVLTGGTHGRPLDLFLDGRLRVSGLDEPRYHEALVHPAMTGPHARVLILGGGDGLAAREVLRHPGVDRVDVVELDEEVTRLGRTDPALSALNQQAFGDPRVRVTAQDAFGWLRGAPPAAYDVVVSDLPDPGITASTKLYSQEFYGLARRVLAPGGRLVVHAGPVASSPRVYWTVDATLRAAGFRTAPYGTGGRHAGFAVSPDRTPADRSRAPRDWGFVLAARTEPRPRLDPDGPRPYVLTDASLAAGERAACGTRIAGLPASTLVHPRY; this is encoded by the coding sequence GTGATCGAGCCGCACGCGCCCGTCCCGCCCGGTTCCCCGCCGCCCTGGAGCGCCCCGGGCGGCCCCGGCGGCCCGGCGCGGCTGCCCGTCCGGCCGGGCACCGGACGGTTCCTGGTGCTCGCGGGCGTGTTCGTGTGCGCGGCCTGCGGACTGGTGTATGAACTCGAACTCGTCGCCCTCGCCTCGTACTTGATGGGCGACTCCGTCACCCAGGCCTCCGTCGTGCTGTCCGTCATGGTCTTCGCGATGGGTATCGGCTCCCTCGCCGCGAAGCGGCTGCGCGGGCTCGCCGCGGCCGGCTTCGGCGCGGTCGAGGCGACCCTCGCCCTCGTCGGCGGGTGCAGCGCGATGGCCCTGTACGCGGTCTTCGCCTGGACCGGCGACTGGGGCGGGATGTGGGCCAGCGGGCCCCGCTGCCTCCTGGTCGCCTTCTCCCTCGCGACCGGGCTGCTCATCGGCGCCGAGGTCCCGCTGCTGATGGAGCTGATCCAGCGCGTCCGCCGCCAGGACCCGGGCGGCGCGGTGGCCGACCTGTTCGCAGCGGACTACGTCGGTGCGCTCGTCGGCGGACTCGCCTTCCCCTTCCTGCTGCTGCCGTTCCTCGGCCAGCTGACCGGCGCGCTGATCACGGGTGCCGTCAACGCGGTCGTCGGGGGCGCGCTGGTGCTCGGCCTGTTCCGCCGGGACCTGACCCGGCGCGCCCGCTGGCTGTTGCTGCTCGCCAACACGCTCGTGCTGGTGATCCTCGCCTCGGCGGCCCTCCTCGTCGGCGACTTCGAACGGGCCGCCCGGCAGGCGGTGTACGGCGGGGACGTGCGCGTGGCGCTCCAGACCGGCGTGCAGGAGGTGGTTCTCACCGGGGGTACGCACGGGCGGCCCCTCGACCTGTTCCTCGACGGCCGGTTGCGGGTCAGCGGGCTCGACGAACCGCGCTACCACGAGGCCCTCGTCCACCCGGCCATGACCGGGCCGCACGCGCGCGTGCTGATCCTCGGCGGCGGTGACGGACTGGCGGCCCGGGAGGTGCTGCGGCATCCCGGGGTGGACCGGGTCGACGTCGTCGAACTCGACGAGGAGGTGACGCGGCTGGGCCGCACCGACCCGGCCCTGTCGGCGCTGAACCAGCAGGCGTTCGGCGACCCGCGCGTGCGCGTGACCGCGCAGGACGCCTTCGGCTGGCTGCGCGGAGCGCCCCCGGCGGCGTACGACGTGGTCGTCTCGGACCTGCCGGACCCGGGCATCACGGCCAGTACCAAGCTGTACTCGCAGGAGTTCTACGGCCTAGCGCGGCGGGTGCTCGCCCCCGGTGGCCGGCTCGTGGTGCACGCCGGGCCCGTCGCGTCCAGCCCTCGGGTGTACTGGACGGTGGACGCGACCCTCCGTGCGGCCGGTTTCCGCACCGCCCCGTACGGCACGGGCGGCCGCCACGCCGGTTTCGCCGTCAGCCCCGACCGCACCCCCGCCGACCGCTCCCGGGCACCCCGGGACTGGGGTTTCGTCCTGGCCGCCCGCACGGAGCCGCGACCCCGCCTCGACCCGGACGGCCCGCGCCCGTACGTCCTCACGGACGCGTCCCTCGCGGCGGGGGAACGGGCGGCGTGCGGCACGCGGATCGCCGGGCTGCCCGCGTCGACGCTGGTGCACCCGCGCTACTGA
- a CDS encoding PIN-like domain-containing protein, translating to MPPEFFLDRNLGRRVAEGLRACGWIVHRIGDVFPEDGQDIADEEWIAHGLDQSWVPLSKDGRIKGRDLEIRPVATMWCV from the coding sequence TTGCCGCCTGAGTTCTTCCTCGACCGCAATCTCGGACGTCGTGTCGCGGAAGGGCTGAGGGCGTGCGGCTGGATCGTTCACCGCATCGGTGACGTCTTCCCTGAGGACGGACAGGACATCGCCGATGAGGAGTGGATCGCGCACGGTCTCGACCAGTCATGGGTGCCGCTCTCGAAGGACGGCCGGATCAAGGGCCGGGACCTGGAGATCCGGCCGGTGGCCACGATGTGGTGCGTCTAG
- a CDS encoding aldose epimerase family protein: protein MSDEDITLTAGDAEVTVQPGNGGRVGGLRIGGVELLRQGERFGCFPMVPWCGRIRDGRFLDGAVVRQMPLNAPPHAIHGTARDGAWRTARTRTDEAVITHELVDPWPHPGRVTQVVALTEDALTLTMSVETYQSSFPAQIGWHPWFNRNLGGEDVRLDFHPAWQEERGDDHLPTGNRVDPKPGPWDDCFGMPGGVDVTLTWPGQLELKVTSRQEWVVVYDEQEAAVCVEPQTGPPNGLNSMPRLVTPLEPLEATTTWSWRRL from the coding sequence GTGAGTGACGAAGACATCACGCTGACCGCGGGCGACGCGGAGGTGACCGTGCAGCCGGGCAACGGCGGCCGGGTCGGAGGGCTGCGGATCGGCGGCGTGGAGCTGCTCCGGCAGGGGGAGCGGTTCGGCTGCTTCCCGATGGTGCCGTGGTGCGGGCGGATCCGTGACGGGCGCTTCCTGGACGGCGCCGTCGTACGGCAGATGCCCCTCAACGCCCCGCCCCACGCCATCCACGGCACCGCCCGCGACGGCGCCTGGCGCACCGCCCGCACGCGCACGGACGAGGCCGTCATCACCCACGAGCTCGTCGACCCCTGGCCCCATCCGGGCCGCGTCACTCAGGTCGTCGCCCTCACCGAGGACGCGCTGACGCTGACCATGTCCGTGGAGACGTACCAGTCGTCGTTCCCGGCGCAGATCGGCTGGCACCCGTGGTTCAACCGGAACCTCGGCGGCGAGGACGTACGCCTCGACTTCCACCCCGCCTGGCAGGAGGAGCGCGGCGACGACCACCTGCCCACCGGCAACCGCGTCGACCCGAAGCCCGGCCCCTGGGACGACTGCTTCGGGATGCCCGGCGGTGTCGACGTGACCCTCACCTGGCCCGGGCAGCTGGAGCTGAAGGTGACCAGCCGACAGGAGTGGGTCGTCGTCTACGACGAGCAGGAGGCGGCCGTGTGCGTGGAGCCGCAGACCGGCCCGCCCAACGGGCTCAACAGCATGCCGCGCCTGGTCACGCCCCTGGAGCCGCTGGAGGCCACCACGACCTGGAGCTGGCGCCGCCTCTAA